The genomic segment GCCGACGGTCTACGTGAGCGGGGACAACGCGTCACTGAAGGTCGTACGGGACATCGCGGAGCGGTTCGGGCCGTTCGATGTCGCGGTGCTGTTCGCCGGTGCCGCGCAGACCCCGCTGCTTCCGGGCGCCGATCTGACGCTCGGCAGCGTCCACGCCGCCGAGGCGGCGGAGATCCTCGGCGCGCGGCAGGTCGTACCGCTGCACTTCGAGCACTGGGGGCACCTCACGCAGAACGGCGACACCCTCGTGGACGCCTTCGAGCGGGCGGGGATCAGCGACCGCCTGCATCTGCTGAAGCCCGGGGAGCGCTTCGAGTCCGGGACCGCCCGATGACGGCGACCCCGGCGGGGCCGGTGGCGGAGCGGGAGTCGGCGGCCGGATCCGGTGCGGAGTCCGTCTGGAGCGGTGACCAGCTCGACCTGGACGCCTATCTGGCGCGGACCGGGTACACGGGCGGTCTGGACCCGACGGCGGAGACGCTGCGGGGACTGCACCGCGCGCACACCGCCGCGATTCCGTTCGAGAACTTGGAAGTCGCGCTGGAGCGCGAGGTCCGCCTCGACCTGGACAGCGTGCAGCGCAAGCTCGTCACGGAGCGCCGCGGCGGCTACTGCTACGAACAGAACTCCCTCTTCGCCGCGGTGCTCGAACGGCTGGGCTTCGTCTTCACGGCGCACGGCGCCAGGGTCCGTACGGCCGGCCCGACGCTGCGGCCCATCACGCACGTCCTGCTGCGGGTCGTCGTGGACGGCGCGGAATGGATCGCGGACACCGGCTTCGGCGGCCCGGGAACGCTGGAGCCGGTCGAGGTGCGGGTGGGCACCCCGACGTGGCAGGGCGGCTGGGCCTACGAGGTCGCCGAGGAAGCGGGCGGCGTGCGCGTGCTGCGCTCGCTCGGCGCGCGGGGCTGGTCGGACCTGTACGCGTTCGCCCCGAATCCGCTGTACCCGGTGGACGTCGTCATCCTGAACCACTTCACGTCGACGCACCCGCTGTCCCGGTTCACCGGCCAGCTCGTGGTGCAGCGGGTGACGCCGCAGGCGCGGTACTCCCTGGTGCGGGACGAGTTGACGGTGACGCGCGCGGGTGCGGCGGACGGCGCGGAGGAGCGGCGGAAGGTGCCGACAGGGGAACTGGCCGAGGTACTGGAGAGCACCTTCGGCCTCGTCCTCGCCGCCGCCGACACCGAACGGCTGGGACGCCTGCACGATCCGGCCCGCTAGAGGTACGGGTCGGGAGCGGGACGCGGTCCGCCTCAGCCGCGCACCGCGGCTCGGCTCAGTAGGACTGCAACTCGACGAGGGTCCCGTCCGGCGTTCGCAGGTGCGCCGTACGGAGGCCGGGTCCCCAGGCCGGCCGGTCCTGGGGATCCGCGACGATCTCGGCGCCGTGCGCGACGAGGCACGGCGCGGCGTCGTCCACGCTGTCCACCCGGAAGACGAGCATCGAGGCGTCCTGCCCGGCGGGCCGGGCCGGCAGGGCTCCGGTGCCGACCACCGCCGCGACGGCGGCGCGGGAGAACAGGACGAGGACACCCTCGCCGTTCAGGTCCCAGTTGGCGTATCCGGCCTCCGGGATGACCTTCACGGGCTCGATGCCCAGGAGGTCACGGAGCGCGGCGGTCCAGAATTCGGCGGCGGTGGCGAAGTCCTCCACAAGGAGGCGGGGATGGAGAGCGTCCATGGATCGATCCTATTCGCCACCCCGGCAGGGGAATTGAGCGGGTGAGCGGGCGCGGGAGGGGTCCTCGTCGGACTTAGGATGGCGCGGTGCTGGTGAAGTGGATTCGCTGTGGGGTCGTGGACCGGGCGGGGTTCGAACGGGGGCAGCGGAAGTGGGCGGGGCTGCGGGGACAGCCGGGATTCCGGGGGCAGGGCGGCGGCTGGAGCCGCGCGCAGCCGGGCGTGGCGCACCTTTTCGCGTTCTGGGACAGCAGGGCGGCGTACGAGGCCTTCATGACGGGCGGCGCGCACGACCAGCTCGCGGGGTCGCAGGCCGATTCGTACGAGAACCTCGGGGTGCTGCTCTTCGAGCACCTGATGGACGTGCGGGTGGGCTTCGAGGCGCGCTTCGCCGACGTCGATCTGCTGCGTGTCGCGCATTCGAGGGTGCGGCCAGGACGCGGCGAGCACTTCGTCGAGATGCAGAAGAAGGTGTGGAACCCGGCGATGGCCGGGTCGCCCGGACTGCTGCGCGGGGCCTTCGCCGAGGGGTCGGACAGCGACTTCCTGGTGCTGTCCCTGTGGATCTCGGCGAACGAGCGCGGCAAGTACCGCCCCGCCGCGATGACGAGGCTGGGGGAGCGCACCGAGCTGGAGGCCGATGTGGTCTCGGTGGCAGGCGACGTCGTGGACATCGTGCAGGCGTGGACGGTGTGACGGGGCCGCCGGCGGCCGGGAGCGCCCTGGGGGGCGCGTCGGCCGCGGAGGCCGTACCGGCGCGCCCGGGCTCCGTCCCGGGAATAGGCTGATCAGTATGGGCAGACCTCGCCACATCGTGCTGATCCGGCACGGAGAGTCTCAGGGCAATGCCGACGACACCATCTACCAGAGGGTGCCGGACCATGCTCTTGAGCTCACCGCGACCGGTCGCCGCCAGGCCGCGTCCGCGGGGGAGAACCTGCGGGCGCTGTTCGGCGACGAACCGGTCCAGGCGTTCGTGTCGCCCTACCGCCGCACCTGGCAGACCTTCCGCGGGCTGGACCTCGATCCGTCGCTGACCCACGCGATGGAGGAGCCGCGGCTCCGGGAGCAGGACTGGGGGAACTGGCAGGACGTCGAGGACGTGCAGCGGCAGCGCAAGGCCAGGGACGCCTACGGGCACTTCTTCTACCGCTTCGCGCAGGGCGAGTCCGGGGCCGATGTGTACGACCGGGTGGGTGCGTTCCTGGAGACCCTCTACCGGGCCTTCGACAAGCCGGACTTCCCGCCGAACGTCCTGCTGGTCACCCATGGACTGACCATGCGGCTGTTCTGCATGCGGTGGTTCCACTGGACGGTTGAGGAGTTCGAGTCGCTGTCCAACCCGGGCAACGCCGAGAGCCGCACCCTGCTCATCGGACCCTCCGGCCGCTACACCCTCGACCGCCCGTTCGCGCGGTGGCGGTTTCCCGACCCCCTGGTGGGCGAAGGATTCCGCAGGTGAGTTTGCGCACAGGGTGATTGACCGGGATCAGGCACGATGTCAGAGTTTCCGACGCGATGACCGCTCACCCTGTTGACTCCGAAAACACCTCCCGCGCCCTGGCAAGTCTGCGCGGGCTGGCCGTCGGCGATGCCCTCGGCTCCCAGTTCTTCGTCCCTTCCAACTACCAGGCCCTCCAGAACGGCGGGCTGCCGCCCGGTGTCTGGCAGTGGACCGACGACACCGAGATGGCCTGCTCCGTGCTGGCCGTGCTGGCCGCCCACGGCCGCATCGACCAGGACGCCCTGGCGATGTCCTTCGCGGAGCACCATGACTTCGACCGCGGCTACGGCCCGGCCGTGAACCGCATGCTGCGCCTCATCCGGCAGGAGGGCGCCGACTGGCGTGAGCTGGCCGCGGGCCTGTTCAACGGCCAGGGCTCGTGGGGCAACGGCGCCGCCATGCGGGTCGCCCCGCTGGGCGCCTGGTACGCGGGCGACGCCGAGCAGGCGACGCACCAGGCCGAGATCTCGGCGTACACCACCCACCAGCACCGTGAGGCCGTGGTCGGCGCGATGGCCGTCGCGGCCATGGCGGCGCTGGTCGCCGACCCGGACGGCCCGAAGGACCCCTCGGCGCTGCTCGGCGCGGTGCTGGACCTGGTGCCGACCAGCGCGGTGAAGGCCGGCATACGGCGCGCGCGCGACATGCTCGACTACGCGGACGTGGCGACGGTGGCGGCGGTGCTCGGCTGCGGCCGGCGCACCAGCGCGCACGACACCGTGCCGTTCGCGCTGTGGTCGGCGGCCCGGCACCTGGACGACTACCAGCAGGCGTTCTGGACGACGGCCAAGGCGGGCGGTGACGTCGACACCACCTGTGCGATCGTCGGCGGGATCATCGCCTCACGGCCGACCGGGCAGCCGCCGGCCGAGTGGCTGGAGCGCACCGAACCGCTTCCGCCGTGGGTCGCGGCGCCCGCGGAGGCCTGAGACCCGGCGGACCGCGTCAGCCCACTGCCGCTCCGCCGCTCGGCCGCCCGCACCGGGCCGGGCGGCGGCGCGGCGTCAGGCCGCCGGTGCGGCGGACTTCCCGCTGAGCGCTTCCAGGTCGCTCCTGCGCACCCGCACCACGAACAGCGCGGTCAGCACCGCCAGGACGACGAAGCCGACGGCGGCCATGAAGGCCGTGGATATGCCCTGGGAGAGCACGTCGTGCCCCCAGGGGGCGGGCAGCTCATGGGTCTTCGCGAACTCGGCCTTCTGCTGCGGGGTGGCCTTGGCGAGGAAGTCCGGCAGCTGGTCGCCGAACTCGTTCCGGCTCGCCGTGCCGAAGACGGTGACCAGGATCGACAGCCCGAGCGAGCCACCGACCTGCTGGGTGGCGTTGAGGAGCCCGGACGCGGCGCCCGCCTCGTGCTGGGCCACCCCGGAGACGGCGGTCAGGGTGAGCGTCACGAAGTTCAGCCCCATGCCGAAGCCGAAGAGCACCATGGGGCCGAGCACCCCGCCGGGATAGCCGCTGCCCGGCTCGAGCCGGGTGAGCCAGGCCATGCCGGCGCCGGTCAGCAGGGTGCCGGTGACGAGGAACGGTTTCGGGCCGAGCACGGGCAGCAGCCGCGTCGAGAGGCCGGCACCGGTCACGATCGCGACGGTGATCGGGAGGAACGCGAGGCCGGAGTCGATCGGGCTGTAGCCGAGGACGTTCTGCACGAACAGGACGATGAAGAAGAACATGCCGAACATCGCCGCGGCCAGACTCAGCATGATCACGTAGGTGCCGGAGCGGTTGCGGTCGGCGAACATCCGCAGCGGCGTGATCGGATCGGCGGCCCGCCGCTCGACCACCACGAACAGGGTCAGCAGCACGACGGCCGCCCCGAAGGCGGCGAGCGTCACCGAATCCTTCCAGCCGGAGTCGGCGGCCCGGATGAAGCCGTACACGAGCGACGCCATACCGCCCGTGGAGGTGATGGCGCCGAGAATGTCGAAGCGCCCGGTCTGCCGGTCGGACTCGTTGATGAACAGCGGTGCGAGGAAGGCGATCAGCAGGCCGATGGGCACATTGACGAAGAGCACCCAGCGCCAGTCGAGCCATTGGGTGAGCATGCCGCCGGCGAGCAGGCCGATGGCGCCGCCGCCCGCGGAGACGGCGGCGAACACGCCGAACGCCTGGTTGCGTTCCGGGCCTTCGGGAAACGTGCTGGTGATCAGGGCCAGCGAGGTGGGTGAGGCGATGGCGCCGCCGACGCCCTGCAGCGAGCGGGCCGCGAGCAGCTGCCAGGGTTCCTGGGCGAAGCCGCCGAGCAGGGACGCGAGCG from the Streptomyces sp. RKAG293 genome contains:
- a CDS encoding histidine phosphatase family protein, with amino-acid sequence MGRPRHIVLIRHGESQGNADDTIYQRVPDHALELTATGRRQAASAGENLRALFGDEPVQAFVSPYRRTWQTFRGLDLDPSLTHAMEEPRLREQDWGNWQDVEDVQRQRKARDAYGHFFYRFAQGESGADVYDRVGAFLETLYRAFDKPDFPPNVLLVTHGLTMRLFCMRWFHWTVEEFESLSNPGNAESRTLLIGPSGRYTLDRPFARWRFPDPLVGEGFRR
- a CDS encoding YdbC family protein: MLVKWIRCGVVDRAGFERGQRKWAGLRGQPGFRGQGGGWSRAQPGVAHLFAFWDSRAAYEAFMTGGAHDQLAGSQADSYENLGVLLFEHLMDVRVGFEARFADVDLLRVAHSRVRPGRGEHFVEMQKKVWNPAMAGSPGLLRGAFAEGSDSDFLVLSLWISANERGKYRPAAMTRLGERTELEADVVSVAGDVVDIVQAWTV
- a CDS encoding VOC family protein → MDALHPRLLVEDFATAAEFWTAALRDLLGIEPVKVIPEAGYANWDLNGEGVLVLFSRAAVAAVVGTGALPARPAGQDASMLVFRVDSVDDAAPCLVAHGAEIVADPQDRPAWGPGLRTAHLRTPDGTLVELQSY
- a CDS encoding MFS transporter translates to MTTSQVHVSRPPGTARREGRPGIALAVIAACQLMVVLDATIVNIALPHIKDALSFSTTDLSWVLNAYTLTFGGLLLLGGRAGDILGRRRVFVFGILLFSLASLLGGFAQEPWQLLAARSLQGVGGAIASPTSLALITSTFPEGPERNQAFGVFAAVSAGGGAIGLLAGGMLTQWLDWRWVLFVNVPIGLLIAFLAPLFINESDRQTGRFDILGAITSTGGMASLVYGFIRAADSGWKDSVTLAAFGAAVVLLTLFVVVERRAADPITPLRMFADRNRSGTYVIMLSLAAAMFGMFFFIVLFVQNVLGYSPIDSGLAFLPITVAIVTGAGLSTRLLPVLGPKPFLVTGTLLTGAGMAWLTRLEPGSGYPGGVLGPMVLFGFGMGLNFVTLTLTAVSGVAQHEAGAASGLLNATQQVGGSLGLSILVTVFGTASRNEFGDQLPDFLAKATPQQKAEFAKTHELPAPWGHDVLSQGISTAFMAAVGFVVLAVLTALFVVRVRRSDLEALSGKSAAPAA
- a CDS encoding ADP-ribosylglycohydrolase family protein; translation: MTAHPVDSENTSRALASLRGLAVGDALGSQFFVPSNYQALQNGGLPPGVWQWTDDTEMACSVLAVLAAHGRIDQDALAMSFAEHHDFDRGYGPAVNRMLRLIRQEGADWRELAAGLFNGQGSWGNGAAMRVAPLGAWYAGDAEQATHQAEISAYTTHQHREAVVGAMAVAAMAALVADPDGPKDPSALLGAVLDLVPTSAVKAGIRRARDMLDYADVATVAAVLGCGRRTSAHDTVPFALWSAARHLDDYQQAFWTTAKAGGDVDTTCAIVGGIIASRPTGQPPAEWLERTEPLPPWVAAPAEA
- a CDS encoding arylamine N-acetyltransferase, with the protein product MTATPAGPVAERESAAGSGAESVWSGDQLDLDAYLARTGYTGGLDPTAETLRGLHRAHTAAIPFENLEVALEREVRLDLDSVQRKLVTERRGGYCYEQNSLFAAVLERLGFVFTAHGARVRTAGPTLRPITHVLLRVVVDGAEWIADTGFGGPGTLEPVEVRVGTPTWQGGWAYEVAEEAGGVRVLRSLGARGWSDLYAFAPNPLYPVDVVILNHFTSTHPLSRFTGQLVVQRVTPQARYSLVRDELTVTRAGAADGAEERRKVPTGELAEVLESTFGLVLAAADTERLGRLHDPAR